TTAAATGTGTGTATGTTCTTCTCTTTGTTCTCATCCACTTCCTCTAGCTGCCCTTATTTCTTGTTGTTTCCCAGAGGCATTGAACAGATGTGGTAGGCAGTTTTGCTGGCTTACTATGGTAGGTGTCATATAGAACCACAAGTCATGTTCTTCAGCTGCAGTTATCCATTCATtaagaggggagaggagaaaagcatGAATTAGCTAGATCCAGACCATTATGTTGTACTACAACGTGGATGCACACACCAGAGGCCAGACTCTGGTTCCTGTATACTGGGTAGTCTCTGACACAACTACCACCATCCACTTCAGACAGTTCCCCCATCTGACCAACCATAAATGACAGCTTCTTTTGGAACTCTGCCTCTGAAGTCTCTACCGTTTGCATTTTTGGTTActcagtttgaaaaaaaaaagagttgaatACTAATGCCTTTAATTTTCTCTATGAAGTGACTTCAGTAACTGATCAACAGCTCTGTTTTATTTACGAGGCAGCCTGGTGTAGGGACAGTCCCCAATACCCAGTTTTAGTGAATAGAAATGCTGTAGTCAAGAAATTCCTTGTGAAGAAAGGCACTTTTTCCTGGAAGTAAATCAGACCTAACTCCCAGGGGACACTACAGGAGAACTTGCCCATCTTAGATGCTTCCCCAAGACAAGCATCCCACTTGTTCCCCTGACATGTCCTCTTGGCACTTATGGGGCCATAACCTTTACTGACAACATTTTTGAGTAATGCAAATGCTAACTTTCAGCCTTGTCTTCTGATTCTCAGGAAACACCAGCTGGAAAAAGAATAATGGAAAATTGTACAGACACAAATAACAGCTCCACTTGCACAGGGATTCCCTACGAAGACAGCAAGACACTTCTGGTTGCTGTTTACAGCATCGTTTTTGCCATAGGCCTTCCAGCAAATTGCTTAACTTCAGTGCTCACGTTCTTACAAATCCAAAGGAATAAAGTAATTGCCATCTACATTTTCAGTTTATCATTGTGTGAGCTGATGTATTTAAGCACTTTGCCTCTCTGGATTATCTACGTGCAAAATGACCACCAGTGGAATATGGGTGTAAAGGCTTGCAGAATAACAGGattcatctttttctgcaaCATATACATCAgcattctgcttttgtgctgcaTTTCTGTGGACCGTTACGTGGCACTGGTGTATGCTCTGGAATCAAGGGGGAGAAGAGGACAGAAAAAGGCAATCATAATAGTGTGTCTTCTCTTTGCTGTGGTTGCAATAATCCACAGTCCAGTATTTTCCATGGAAGATGATTCAGAACATACTAATAAGAAGACCTGCTTTGAGGCTTTGCCCCTTGACATAAAATTGGCTACTTTCGGCTTTGCCAGATTCCTATTTGGATTTGCCATACCTTTCACAATCCTCATTTTCACAAACTACAAAGTTTTCCAAAGTACgaaaacaagcagcagcttGACTTGCCGTCAAAAAACCAAAGTGAAGTATCTGGCGATCACCATTATTGTCATTTTCCTGATCTGCTTTGCTCCCTACCATGTGGTACTCATAATAAGATCCATATACTTTATGTTTCATCAGAATTGCTCATGTCCGTTTGAAAAAGATATATATTCAATTTttactgtgtttctgtgtttagCCACTGCGAACAGTGTTGCCGATCCAATCATCTACGTGCTGGTTAGTGAAAACGTCAGAAGAGATTTTTACAAGACTCTGAGAAGATGGAGACTGAACCCATGCAGCCTGAATTCATCCATTAATCAGAAGACTGACAGCATAAAAttgaaaatgtcaaaagaaTCACAGGAAGGAGGgctaagagaagaaaacaaagaaataccaGATGCATCTGACATTCAAAAGACCTGTAAAAGTGGCAAAGACCAAGAAGGTGGCAGCTAGCAGCGAGCTCCTCATGCAAATAAGAAGCTCCCAACACCAtgtgggggctgcaggctgcagcacaCAAACGTTTGCTTTCTGATGTCTGTAGGAAGTTTTGTCACAGGGCCAGAAACTCCTTGAGGACACTACGGGAGCGagatttcttatttctgtttgtctCCTATGACAAAGTTTGCCCACCAGTATCGTTGGTGAAAATATTGCTTTGCTA
Above is a window of Caloenas nicobarica isolate bCalNic1 chromosome 5, bCalNic1.hap1, whole genome shotgun sequence DNA encoding:
- the GPR132 gene encoding probable G-protein coupled receptor 132 produces the protein MQWPGPEDSSLDKAESQEKETPAGKRIMENCTDTNNSSTCTGIPYEDSKTLLVAVYSIVFAIGLPANCLTSVLTFLQIQRNKVIAIYIFSLSLCELMYLSTLPLWIIYVQNDHQWNMGVKACRITGFIFFCNIYISILLLCCISVDRYVALVYALESRGRRGQKKAIIIVCLLFAVVAIIHSPVFSMEDDSEHTNKKTCFEALPLDIKLATFGFARFLFGFAIPFTILIFTNYKVFQSTKTSSSLTCRQKTKVKYLAITIIVIFLICFAPYHVVLIIRSIYFMFHQNCSCPFEKDIYSIFTVFLCLATANSVADPIIYVLVSENVRRDFYKTLRRWRLNPCSLNSSINQKTDSIKLKMSKESQEGGLREENKEIPDASDIQKTCKSGKDQEGGS